GAGTGATAAAATTAAAAAAATTCTTCTCCCCAACTTCCCCATAAATATGTAAATCGATTTATTAGGAAATATTTCAAAATGAGAAAGTCGGGGTGAAAATTTTGATGTTCATTTAAATTATATGAGAATTCTGTGCCAATTTTCTGAAACCTATTTTACTAAAAACTGCTTAAAATATAATTAAAGCCGGATTTCTTGGATAGATACAACAAAACAATGTGATTTGTTACCGCTTAATCAAAATGATACCTTTTAATAATATTTACCTTTTTTTTTGACAAAATATCAAATGTAGCCGTTAGAAAAGTATTCATTTTAAATGTATCACACTGGTACAATATTTGACAATTAGATCAACTCAAAAACGGCTTCAATTTCGACGGTAATTCTACCCGGAAGCGAGCCCATACCTACTGCACTTCTGACGCCAATCCCGTGTTCCGTACCCCATATTTCGGCAAAAAGCTCACTACAGCCGTTGATTACATAAGGATGCAAATCAAAATCTGGATGGGCATTGACCATTCCCAAAACTTTAACTACTCTCTTTACCCTGTTAAGAGTTCCAAGGTTTTTTTTCAAAGTCGAAAGTATGGTTAGACCCACCTGGCGTGCAGCTAATTTCCCAAATTCCTTATCAACATCTTCTCCTACTTTTCCAACAAACTGGGTGCCATCTACACGGTCAGGCCCATGTCCTGAAACATAAACCAAATTGTCAACAATTAATATTGGCTTGTAAACACCCTTTGGCTCAGGTGCTTTAGGAAGTTCTTTGGAATAGTTTTCCAGTTTTAAATCTGCAGTCATATTATTTTATCCAAAATTATTACTCCTATTAGTCCTACTATCGAGACGATGGTTTCCATAACACTCCAGGTACGGATAGTCTGTTTAATGGAAAGATTAAAATACTCCTTAAAAAGCCAGAAACCGCCATCGTTAATATGCGAAAACATTAAACTCCCCGAGCCTACTGCAAGTACCAAAAGTTCCTTAGATACACTGGGATTGGCCTCAATCATAGGTATCAAAATACCTACAGTGGTAAGACCTGCAACTGTAGCAGAGCCGATACATACTCTGATAATGGCAGCAATCATCCAACTCAAAATTAAAACATTCATATCAAACTGCACCAAAAGACTTCCAAGATATTGACTTGTTCCGCTGTCAATAAACACTTGTTTTAATGCAC
The sequence above is a segment of the Cytophagaceae bacterium genome. Coding sequences within it:
- a CDS encoding RidA family protein, encoding MTADLKLENYSKELPKAPEPKGVYKPILIVDNLVYVSGHGPDRVDGTQFVGKVGEDVDKEFGKLAARQVGLTILSTLKKNLGTLNRVKRVVKVLGMVNAHPDFDLHPYVINGCSELFAEIWGTEHGIGVRSAVGMGSLPGRITVEIEAVFELI